ATCTCAGCAGGTTATTTAGAAGCCGATCTGGGCCTTCAGTTTTTATATCTTGAATAGATCTGTGTGGCCCCTTCACACAACAGTGCCTGTCGTACAGGATGCAATGACAGTTGGTGGGAAATGACATCGCGAAGACACAGCCTGAAAGAGGACCATACAGGAGGAATTTCAGGCCCCAAGAGGGAATCAGCTGGCGGTAAATCCAGATGCTAGTCCAGTCCCAGGTCCTATTTCAGCTCACTACCAAATAGAACATTCGCATGTTTACAAAGCTATCACACGTTGCTCACGGGATACACCTAGAAAGCAGTTTCTAAGACATCTGAAGAAGTGCTGCTCCACCTGTGGTAGCCTCGAAGTGAGGACACCCTGGCTCCAGACCACACCCTGGCCTCACACACCCTTCTTTCAAATCACCACAGGGCACAGAAACAGTTCACCCTTTATTTTTGTCAGGCCCTGGGTCACTTGGAGCTGGTGTACTTGGTGACAGCCTTGGTGCCCTCAGACACAGCGTGCTTGGCCAGCTCCCCAGGCAGCAGCAGACGCACAGCCGTCTGGACTTCTCGGGATGTCAGGGTGGTCCGGCCCGAGTACTGGGCCAGCCGGGCAGCCTCACACGCCAGCTGCTCAAACACGTCGTTTACAAACGAGTTCATGATGCTCATGGCCTTGGCAGAGATGCCAATGTCAGGGTGCACCTGGAGAGAGGGCAGCACCACTCGGTTAATggaaggggccaggggaggggggGTCCTGCCTACACTGCAAGCCTCAGCCCTGAGCTGGGGGCTCTAGGAAGCCagaggcagaaggcaaggaggctCCTCACCAGCCCCTTCCCAGAGGCCAACAGTCATGGAAATAGggatttgtgttttctttgtacTGCTATGGTATatctaagttttttaaaagaagttttcaACTGCAGGAGGTAACATGATTAAGCTCCTTGTATGAGCACACACAAGCATCTGTATTTAACAAATGGGACCAGTTACACATGCATCTTGCTGGTTTCACTGATGCATTTGCATAGTGTTCCACGGTATGGATGTATCATACTTCCTAACACCATTCCTCTCTTCACGAATATTCAGGATTTGGGTTtggggtgttttttgttgtttttgctattAGATGGTGCTATGGTAAATGCCCATCTTTGAATCTTGTGCGAGCATAGGGAAGGTTATTTCCAGAGGCGGGACTGTAGTGTCAAAACGTTTGTGCATATAACTTGGTGGAGCACATAACCAGTGAGCCTGTCCATGTGACACAGTCGCAGCCCCGGACCAGGGGAGGAGTCCTGTTCTGCAGCTGTACTGTGAATCCCTACGACCTCAAATACGGCCCtttcctctgggcctcagtttcctcttctgtcacACAAGCTTTTGAACTAAGTGATCTCTACTAAAGCAAATGGGAACTGATGGCAGTTCTAAAATGTGAGTAGGTAGACCTGGTCAGATGTGAAGTGGGAGAGAAGTGACTGTCCCACAACCTACATGGAGTCAGAGATGAAAACAGCACTAGAACCAGGAGGCTCTGTCCCACCCGCCCTCCCTGCCACCTCTGGTCTCCACTGCCAGCAGCAAATCTGCACCTGGCACAAGGCTAGTTCTGCCCAAACCCCCTCTGCTGTCAGCACACCCCGTTCTCCTTAGAGCTCTCACCCAGATCAGGAGGTTGAGGGGTTGGCCCTCAGCAGCACTCTCCTCTGTGAGTACAGGCCTTGTCCCACCCATCAGTTGCAATTTTTGCCCCTCAAAGTCGGGCTAAGACACAAGGCTCAGCGATACCCACTCCTACCCCACCTTCTTCAGGGCACCAGAGTCTGTCCTCTGGTGCATCTCTTCAGCCAACCCATATCAGTGCTggacccacccacccccaaccccacaagAGCATTCCCAGGCACCCAGGTTGTCAATTCACTAAACCGCTAATGGGATTTGGACTGGAGACAGGCATTACCTCTGGGGCCTGCTCTAACAGAGGGGTAAGAGTTTCAAGCAGGTTGGAGACCCAGGGCGGGCAACACATGGCTACCCCCGCCTCCTCCTGGCCTTGGCCCTGCTGAGCAGCAGCTTTGGATCCTCCAGACAAATTGATTGTCAGTGTTCCAAGTCCTGGGAGTAGCTGCTTTTCGTGCATGAATATAgggcacctgcagccccagtgtgtTGGGGAGACGGACACACAGGAAGGATGCTAGGGGCTTGCCCAGAGCCAGGGGAACTGGGACACTGCCACTGTCAGGCCATGTGATGCAGGAACCCCATGGAGCCTTTAGGGGCCTCAAGCTGTTTGTCTATAAGGTGGACAAACCCTAAGCCCCTCAAAGAACTGAGTGCCACTTGTCCAGAAGACCTTCCCCAAGACTCCAGTTCACCCTGATCACTCCTCTTCTCGGTCACCAACACACTTTGTATCATAATGTGTTTGGCACCTGATCACCTTCAGCCTGGCATAGAAAGTGTGGTCCTCTTGTCCTTTAATTATGTCCCACCTAATCACGTTATCTCATCATCGTTCCCGTAAACTTCTGGAGGGTGGCAGGGAGCACGCTTTGTCTCCTATCACCGGTGCCCAAGATCCTGAGAGAGGTGGAGACCTCAAAAACCAGGTCCCGCCACCTCAAGAGGGGCCAGGCCTGCCTGAGCCACTTGCCCCAGTGCCAACACTAACCTCAAGGTCCCCACTTCCAGCCAGTGCCCTTTCAAGGCGCTTTGTGAGGGCATCCCTCACACACATCCTTGCTATGCACTCACCTGCTTCAGCACCTTGTAGATATACATGGAGTAGGACTCCTTGCGCCGACAGCGCTTTTTGGACTTTTTGTTCCCAGAACTGCGACCCCCACGGCCCCCGGGCTGCTGCCGCTGTCCATACTCAGCGCTCATCCTCCTGCTTCTCGAATAGCCCTCACCCACCCCCTTGGAGCTACTTTTTATCAAGTCAGCTGCCCCACCAGGTGTGGCTGGGGACATGCACCTGGgagggggggggggggcaggtgGGAGGTAAGGGGCGTGACTCAATCCCAATCCTGAACATGCTCTGGGCTAACCTTGAAAAGAGACTAATTGTTCCTTCCTCTCCCACAAGTAATCCCTCTGAATTAAGAAACCCTTCACCgggtcccctcccccacccaaccATCTCCCAGTGTATTTACGCACTTCTTAAAAGTTCAGGCAACTCCAGCCCACCAGCCTGTAATCACGGAGCACACAGGTGCCAGCACAGCTCAGAGTGCTGCAGACTCCAGAAGGAATGCAAGCTCCCTCCCCCACTGCGCCCCAGTGGAGGTGAAGAGACAAGACTGGTTCACATCAAACCACCAGAGAAGGGTGAAGGGGCTAAAAGTGGTGGTACCCATGGTGAGGAGGGCTCGAGTAGCTAGAGGCCGCTTCTTGGTACAAATGGGTATATGAAGGGTATCCTTCATATACCCATTGTAGGATGTATCCTTGTAGGATGTATCCTTTAATTgggaagaatgagagaaagaaacgGTGTGAAAGGTAGAGTGGAATCAGTGTGAGCGGAGTATAATGAGGCTTGGACTGAAGGCAGATGAGCAAAACGCCTGAGCCTGGACTAGATGCAGATAGCAGAAGCTCCCCAGGTGGTGAAGAGGCTGACAGGGAGGAAGACCACTGGAGGAGGTGAGAAGCAGAAAAGCAATAGGTGCTCACCAGAAAAGCAGACGTGGCGGTCTTGGGAGTTAGCAGTAAAGGGAAGAAAAGCCCATTGCAAAATGGAGAAAGTCAATTGTCTCACTTAGCACCTATGGGGGAACAAATACTTCAGGCCCTTGAATGCTGTGATTAAAGAAACCTGGAGCAATATGAAAGGTATAGGGGCTTGGGGGAAAAGAGGATGTTACAAATTGAGAGGTGGGAGAAGGGTTCCAAAGACCAGCATCACCTGCTGGCTGTGTTAAAGCTAGCAACCCCTCAATCAACTTACCTCTCCACCCAGCTCTGAACGGCTGGCCACATCCTACGGGCTAAGGTTTAAGAGAATTAACAGGCCACTTCTCAATCCAAAACAAGGCACTGctaattttagaaatatgtattttgtggacttttaaagcattatttaaaTTACCAAGGTTGACATTTTTCTTGACAAATAAGCTGACTAGACTATTTCCATTCCTCCAGGTTCTGAAGATCTCCTGTCCTAGTATGGAGACTCTGGAGATCCCGAGACTACCTGAATTCTTAGCAATATCCAGCACTTCCTTAAGTATCAAGGGCTCTGTCCCTCACTGTCCCCATTATCCCAGCAGCCCACTCTCCAGATGCCATTCTCCCCTGAACCAAGGCTCTGGACTCTCAGGACAGACTAACCTGGGCCATTTTGCTCCAGGCCCCACTTAAGGCATAAAGCAGTCAAGCCAGTACCCTCTGGGGTCAGAGGACTCCCATCTGTCTCAGCTGCAGTGTCTCACGGGAGGCTCCTGTCCCTGTTGCCCAGGGCAGCTCCTGGACTTTGTGGCCATCTGAGAAG
The sequence above is a segment of the Homo sapiens chromosome 7, GRCh38.p14 Primary Assembly genome. Coding sequences within it:
- the H2BK1 gene encoding histone H2B type 2-K1, producing MSAEYGQRQQPGGRGGRSSGNKKSKKRCRRKESYSMYIYKVLKQVHPDIGISAKAMSIMNSFVNDVFEQLACEAARLAQYSGRTTLTSREVQTAVRLLLPGELAKHAVSEGTKAVTKYTSSK